Sequence from the Malaciobacter pacificus genome:
TGCTCTATCTCAGTTAAATAGGGGATTAGAGAATAGACCTGATAAAAGACCTATGTTAAGTGACCTTAGAGAATCTGGAGCTATTGAGCAAGATGCCGATATTATTATGTTTGTATATAGGGATGATGTTTATAAAGAAAGAGATGAGGCTAGAAAAGAAAAAGAGGCTAAAGACAAAGGTGAAGAGTATAAATCTACTTTTGTTAATAAGCCAGTTGAAGAGGCTGAGGTAATTATTGGTAAGCAAAGAAATGGACCTATTGGTACAGTAAAACTTGATTTCCATAAAGCGTTAACTAAATTTGTTGATAAGCCAAATGAACACCATGGTGCAGCTCCTGTTGAAATTGTATTTGAAACAGTTGCTGATAATGAAAAAGAGACGAATATAGATATACCTGATATATTATAAAGTTTATAAATAAATTATTTAGTTATTTAATCTTAAGAAAACTTAGCTTATAATCTTTTATATTATTTTAAAGGATTAATTATGAAGAAAGGTTTTTCTCTTTTAGAGTTGATTTTCGCTATTGTAATCATTGGTGTTATTGCATCTTTTGCAGTTCCTAAGTTTTTAGATACAAAAGATTCAGCTGTTGTATCTACTTTAAAAAGAGATATTTCTTCAATTATTTCATCCATTCAAACATATCATCTTCAAGTAGGTAAGATTGATAATATTTCTGATGCAATAACTTTAAATAGTCAAAACTGGACAACTGATGAAACTAATAGTAAAAAAATTAGTGATTTTAAATCTTGTGTTACAATTGAAGTAAAAATTGATGAGATCTCTTTAACTTTAGATGAGTCAAATACAGATAACGTTTGTGCTAAATTAAAAGAAGATGAGGGAATTGAAACACAATCTTATCAGTTGTTATAGTTTATTCTTTTTTTCTTACTCTTAGAAAAGATGCAAACTTTGGTTTACCATATTTTGTTAAGTCATAATATTTAAAAGTTACAATTTCCCCAATTTTAGGAGGTTTTTCTCTTTGTTTATTTGAAAAGCCTCCGCCTAAATTAAATACAACACCATTTTTTAGTTTTATAACTAGGCTTTTAAAGTTATTTTTTTCATTATAGTTATGAGCAATTACTAAACCTTCATCATCATAAAACTTTTTTACTTTCAAAATATCATTGCTTCTTCCTGTAAAATAAGCACTATTTGGATTTTTAATTATCACACCT
This genomic interval carries:
- a CDS encoding type II secretion system protein, producing the protein MKKGFSLLELIFAIVIIGVIASFAVPKFLDTKDSAVVSTLKRDISSIISSIQTYHLQVGKIDNISDAITLNSQNWTTDETNSKKISDFKSCVTIEVKIDEISLTLDESNTDNVCAKLKEDEGIETQSYQLL